One Micromonospora sp. WMMD812 genomic window carries:
- a CDS encoding GNAT family N-acetyltransferase — protein MPSQTTEVRTAAFTDLDTRTFHDLLKLRLDVFVVEQNCPYPELDGRDVEPGTRHLWLTDGGAPLAYLRILADPGGVARIGRVVVAPSARGGGHAGRLMTEALAVVGGRPCVLEAQSYLVDFYAQHGFTVSGPEYVEDGIPHTPMRREPTR, from the coding sequence ATGCCGTCGCAGACGACCGAGGTCCGCACCGCCGCCTTCACCGACCTGGACACCCGCACCTTCCACGACCTGCTGAAGCTGCGGCTGGACGTGTTCGTGGTCGAGCAGAACTGCCCCTACCCGGAACTCGACGGGCGCGACGTCGAGCCGGGCACCCGGCACCTCTGGCTCACCGACGGCGGTGCGCCGCTGGCGTACCTGCGCATCCTGGCCGATCCGGGGGGCGTGGCGCGGATCGGCCGGGTGGTCGTCGCCCCGTCCGCGCGCGGCGGCGGACACGCGGGCCGGCTGATGACCGAGGCGCTCGCCGTCGTGGGCGGCCGCCCCTGCGTGCTGGAGGCCCAGTCCTACCTGGTCGACTTCTACGCGCAGCACGGCTTCACCGTCTCCGGCCCGGAGTACGTCGAGGACGGCATCCCGCACACCCCGATGCGCCGCGAACCAACCCGCTGA